The Xiphias gladius isolate SHS-SW01 ecotype Sanya breed wild chromosome 4, ASM1685928v1, whole genome shotgun sequence genome includes a window with the following:
- the snx14 gene encoding sorting nexin-14 isoform X6, translating into MVLIFVDDTPPEPATEPPSSLVPFLQKYADVSNKKPSVLKLELREIRDQQDLLFRFMNFLKQEGAVHVLQFCLAVEEFNDKILSPELNDSELRRLHGEVLHIYETYCLDESIDKISFDPFIVEEIRNIAKGPYTAVVKLQTMRCLFEAYEHVLSLLERVFTPMFCHSDEYFRHLLRGAESLTRNSRINRNSFILEENRNTSKRGESFGISRIGSKIKGVFKSTTMEGAMLPPSAMNDIDDDVVEEATVVMEDDSPAQPATTPGTQRNLSAWIITIPYIDIFDDEVKRERIPVFCIDVERNDRKEVGHETEKWSVFRRYLEFYVLESKLTEFHGTFADAQLPSKRIIGPKNYEFLASKREEFEEYLQRLLRHPELSNSQLLADFLSPHSMESQFLDRMLPDVNLGKIFKSVPGKLMKEKGQNLEPFIQSFFNSCESPKPKPSRPELTILSPTAENNKKLFNSLFKNNANLSESSEKRHNHNCFMELVTVQGMYDYMMYVGRVVFHMPDWLHHILAAGRILFKNTFEAYMDHYMQSKLEQILQEHRMVSLITQLRDAVFCENSEDRTTEDKQIRAKQTFEEMMKYLPDFVGKCIGEDAKYEGIRLLFDGFQQPLLNKQMTYVLLDIAMQELFPELSKGAKESIVM; encoded by the exons atggtgctCATATTTGTTGATGACACTCCA CCGGAACCAGCCACAGAGCCTCCGTCTTCCCTGGTTccatttttacagaaatatgcCGATGTCAGCAACAAAAAGCCGTCT GTGCTGAAGTTGGAGCTGAGGGAGATCAGGGATCAGCAGGATCTCCTCTTTCGTTTTATGAACTTCCTGAAGCAGGAAGGAGCCGTGCATGTGTTGCAGTTCTGCCTCGCTGTGG AGGAGTTCAACGATAAGATCCTGAGTCCGGAGCTGAATGACTCCGAGCTGCGGCGTTTACATGGTGAGGTGCTGCACATCTATGAGACCTACTGCCTGGACGAAAGCATCGACAAGATCAGCTTTGACCCGTTCATCGTGGAGGAGATAAGAAACA TTGCTAAAGGTCCATACACCGCTGTGGTGAAGCTGCAGACCATGCGCTGCCTGTTTGAGGCTTATGAACACGTCCTGTCTCTGCTGGAGAGAGTCTTCACCCCGATGTTCTGTCACAGTGATGAA TACTTTAGGCACCTGCTGAGGGGAGCAGAGTCTCTGACAAGGAACTCAAGAATCAACAG AAATAGCTTCATTCTGGAAGAAAACCG AAACACGTCAAAACGAGGGGAGTCGTTCGGGATCAGCAGAATTGGCAGCAAAATCAAAGGTGTGTTCAAGAGCACCACCATGGAGGGTGCCATGCTGCCGCCCAGCGCCATGAACGACATCGACGACGATGTG gtGGAGGAGGCGACCGTCGTGATGGAGGACGATTCCCCCGCCCAGCCGGCCACCACGCCGGGCACCCAGAGGAACCTGTCGGCCTGGATCATCACCATCCCCTACATCGACATCTTTGACGACGAGGTCAAGAGGGAGAGGATCCCCGTCTTCTGCATCGATGTGGAACGCAATGACAGAAAGGAAG TTGGTCATGAAACTGAGAAGTGGTCGGTCTTCAGGAGATACCTGGAGTTCTACGTGCTAGAATCCAAACTCACTGAATTCCACG gaacatTTGCAGATGCACAGCTTCCCTCCAAAAGAATCATCGGACCAAAGAATTATGAGTTCCTCGCATCAAAAAGGGAAGAATTTGAGGAATATTTGCAG agaCTCCTGCGGCATCCAGAGCTCAGTAACAGTCAGCTGCTGGCAGACTTCCTGTCTCCTCACAGCATGGAGTCTCAGTTCCTGGACAGGATGCTGCCTGATGTCAACCTCG GGAAAATTTTCAAGTCTGTACCGGGGAAGCTGATGAAAGAG AAAGGACAGAACCTGGAGCCTTTCATACAGTCTTTCTTCAACTCCTGTGAGTCgcccaaacccaaacccagcCGACCCGAGCTGACCATCCTCAGCCCCACGGCAGAGAACAACAAgaag CTCTTCAACAGCCTGTTTAAGAACAACGCAAACCTGTCGGAGAGTTCGGAGAAGAGACACAACCACAACTGCTTCATGGAACTGGTCACCGTTCAGGGCATGTATGACTACATGATGTATGTTG GTCGAGTGGTGTTCCACATGCCGGACTGGCTGCATCACATCCTGGCTGCCGGGAGAATCCTGTTCAAGAACACGTTTGAGGCCTACATGGACCACTACATGCAGTCCAAACTGGAGCAGATCCTTCAGGAGCACCGCATGGTGTCTCTCATCACACAGCTCAGAG ACGCTGTGTTCTGTGAGAACAGCGAGGACCGAACCACGGAGGACAAACAAATCAGAGCCAAGCAGACGTTCGAGGAGATGATGAAGTATTTACCAG ACTTTGTGGGAAAGTGCATCGGCGAGGATGCGAAATATGAAGGTATCCGGCTCCTCTTTGACGGTTTCCAGCAGCCGCTCCTCAACAAGCag ATGACGTACGTCCTGCTGGACATCGCCATGCAGGAGCTGTTTCCTGAACTCAGCAAG GGAGCGAAGGAATCGATCGTCATGTGA
- the snx14 gene encoding sorting nexin-14 isoform X7 codes for MVLIFVDDTPPEPATEPPSSLVPFLQKYADVSNKKPSVLKLELREIRDQQDLLFRFMNFLKQEGAVHVLQFCLAVEEFNDKILSPELNDSELRRLHGEVLHIYETYCLDESIDKISFDPFIVEEIRNIAKGPYTAVVKLQTMRCLFEAYEHVLSLLERVFTPMFCHSDEYFRHLLRGAESLTRNSRINRNTSKRGESFGISRIGSKIKGVFKSTTMEGAMLPPSAMNDIDDDVVEEATVVMEDDSPAQPATTPGTQRNLSAWIITIPYIDIFDDEVKRERIPVFCIDVERNDRKEVGHETEKWSVFRRYLEFYVLESKLTEFHGTFADAQLPSKRIIGPKNYEFLASKREEFEEYLQRLLRHPELSNSQLLADFLSPHSMESQFLDRMLPDVNLGKIFKSVPGKLMKEKGQNLEPFIQSFFNSCESPKPKPSRPELTILSPTAENNKKLFNSLFKNNANLSESSEKRHNHNCFMELVTVQGMYDYMMYVGRVVFHMPDWLHHILAAGRILFKNTFEAYMDHYMQSKLEQILQEHRMVSLITQLRDAVFCENSEDRTTEDKQIRAKQTFEEMMKYLPDFVGKCIGEDAKYEGIRLLFDGFQQPLLNKQMTYVLLDIAMQELFPELSKGAKESIVM; via the exons atggtgctCATATTTGTTGATGACACTCCA CCGGAACCAGCCACAGAGCCTCCGTCTTCCCTGGTTccatttttacagaaatatgcCGATGTCAGCAACAAAAAGCCGTCT GTGCTGAAGTTGGAGCTGAGGGAGATCAGGGATCAGCAGGATCTCCTCTTTCGTTTTATGAACTTCCTGAAGCAGGAAGGAGCCGTGCATGTGTTGCAGTTCTGCCTCGCTGTGG AGGAGTTCAACGATAAGATCCTGAGTCCGGAGCTGAATGACTCCGAGCTGCGGCGTTTACATGGTGAGGTGCTGCACATCTATGAGACCTACTGCCTGGACGAAAGCATCGACAAGATCAGCTTTGACCCGTTCATCGTGGAGGAGATAAGAAACA TTGCTAAAGGTCCATACACCGCTGTGGTGAAGCTGCAGACCATGCGCTGCCTGTTTGAGGCTTATGAACACGTCCTGTCTCTGCTGGAGAGAGTCTTCACCCCGATGTTCTGTCACAGTGATGAA TACTTTAGGCACCTGCTGAGGGGAGCAGAGTCTCTGACAAGGAACTCAAGAATCAACAG AAACACGTCAAAACGAGGGGAGTCGTTCGGGATCAGCAGAATTGGCAGCAAAATCAAAGGTGTGTTCAAGAGCACCACCATGGAGGGTGCCATGCTGCCGCCCAGCGCCATGAACGACATCGACGACGATGTG gtGGAGGAGGCGACCGTCGTGATGGAGGACGATTCCCCCGCCCAGCCGGCCACCACGCCGGGCACCCAGAGGAACCTGTCGGCCTGGATCATCACCATCCCCTACATCGACATCTTTGACGACGAGGTCAAGAGGGAGAGGATCCCCGTCTTCTGCATCGATGTGGAACGCAATGACAGAAAGGAAG TTGGTCATGAAACTGAGAAGTGGTCGGTCTTCAGGAGATACCTGGAGTTCTACGTGCTAGAATCCAAACTCACTGAATTCCACG gaacatTTGCAGATGCACAGCTTCCCTCCAAAAGAATCATCGGACCAAAGAATTATGAGTTCCTCGCATCAAAAAGGGAAGAATTTGAGGAATATTTGCAG agaCTCCTGCGGCATCCAGAGCTCAGTAACAGTCAGCTGCTGGCAGACTTCCTGTCTCCTCACAGCATGGAGTCTCAGTTCCTGGACAGGATGCTGCCTGATGTCAACCTCG GGAAAATTTTCAAGTCTGTACCGGGGAAGCTGATGAAAGAG AAAGGACAGAACCTGGAGCCTTTCATACAGTCTTTCTTCAACTCCTGTGAGTCgcccaaacccaaacccagcCGACCCGAGCTGACCATCCTCAGCCCCACGGCAGAGAACAACAAgaag CTCTTCAACAGCCTGTTTAAGAACAACGCAAACCTGTCGGAGAGTTCGGAGAAGAGACACAACCACAACTGCTTCATGGAACTGGTCACCGTTCAGGGCATGTATGACTACATGATGTATGTTG GTCGAGTGGTGTTCCACATGCCGGACTGGCTGCATCACATCCTGGCTGCCGGGAGAATCCTGTTCAAGAACACGTTTGAGGCCTACATGGACCACTACATGCAGTCCAAACTGGAGCAGATCCTTCAGGAGCACCGCATGGTGTCTCTCATCACACAGCTCAGAG ACGCTGTGTTCTGTGAGAACAGCGAGGACCGAACCACGGAGGACAAACAAATCAGAGCCAAGCAGACGTTCGAGGAGATGATGAAGTATTTACCAG ACTTTGTGGGAAAGTGCATCGGCGAGGATGCGAAATATGAAGGTATCCGGCTCCTCTTTGACGGTTTCCAGCAGCCGCTCCTCAACAAGCag ATGACGTACGTCCTGCTGGACATCGCCATGCAGGAGCTGTTTCCTGAACTCAGCAAG GGAGCGAAGGAATCGATCGTCATGTGA